The following proteins come from a genomic window of Deltaproteobacteria bacterium:
- a CDS encoding UbiD family decarboxylase: MADLRTWLDDVDKLGQLMTVNDAHWNLELSALTELINERSKTRPAIVFDKIKEYPAGHRVAVNLLSSLQRLALTMGMDPKLAPFDFVQQWRKRVKSIQPIEPRWVKSAPLFENVQKGADIDLFKFPVPKWHELDGGRYIGTDDLVVTRDPEENWVNVGTYRIMIHGRDHMGLHMSPGKHGRVHRDKSHADGKPLPIAVSFGHHPINFLVASTDVPYRVNEYAYAGGILGRPHDIVEGPLTGLPIPADAEIAIEGEVAPNDFMPEGPFGEWTGYYASNQPAVPVIRVKAVYHRNDPILCGFPLLKPSSGDNLHFSLMLSALIWNSLDEAGVPDVQAVWSHPSGGRFMTVLAIKQRYPGHARQAAMIASQCRSGAYLGRYVIVVDEDIDITNSEEVIWAISSRSDPVDSIQILRRCWSGPLDPRIPVDEKGFNSRAIIDATRPYEWSEKFPKSSGHSRELKDKVAGDWQAFLREKVGSAK; encoded by the coding sequence ATGGCAGACCTACGCACATGGCTCGATGATGTAGACAAACTCGGCCAGTTGATGACCGTCAACGACGCCCATTGGAACTTGGAGCTGTCGGCGCTGACCGAACTGATCAACGAGCGCTCGAAGACCCGGCCGGCGATCGTTTTCGACAAGATCAAAGAGTATCCGGCCGGTCATCGAGTGGCGGTGAATCTATTGTCGTCCTTGCAGCGCCTCGCGCTGACCATGGGCATGGATCCGAAACTGGCACCCTTCGATTTCGTGCAGCAGTGGCGCAAGCGGGTGAAATCGATTCAACCGATTGAACCGCGCTGGGTCAAAAGCGCGCCGCTGTTTGAGAACGTTCAGAAAGGCGCCGACATCGATCTATTCAAATTTCCCGTGCCGAAGTGGCATGAACTCGATGGCGGCCGCTACATCGGCACCGACGATTTAGTCGTCACCCGCGATCCGGAAGAGAACTGGGTCAACGTCGGCACCTATCGGATCATGATTCACGGCCGCGATCACATGGGACTCCACATGTCGCCGGGCAAGCATGGCCGCGTGCATCGCGACAAATCTCACGCCGACGGAAAACCTCTGCCCATCGCGGTTTCTTTCGGCCATCACCCGATCAATTTTCTCGTCGCGTCCACAGACGTGCCGTACCGCGTGAACGAATACGCCTATGCCGGCGGCATCCTCGGTCGGCCGCACGATATCGTCGAAGGGCCGCTCACGGGATTGCCGATTCCCGCCGACGCCGAGATCGCCATCGAAGGCGAAGTGGCGCCCAACGATTTCATGCCCGAAGGTCCGTTCGGTGAGTGGACCGGTTATTACGCTAGTAACCAACCCGCCGTGCCGGTGATTCGCGTCAAAGCGGTCTATCATCGCAACGATCCGATCCTGTGCGGCTTTCCATTGCTCAAACCGTCGAGCGGCGACAATCTGCATTTCTCGTTGATGCTCTCAGCTTTGATCTGGAACTCGCTCGACGAAGCCGGCGTGCCCGACGTGCAAGCGGTGTGGTCCCATCCATCGGGCGGCCGCTTCATGACGGTGCTTGCCATCAAGCAGCGCTATCCGGGCCACGCGCGCCAAGCCGCGATGATCGCCAGCCAGTGCCGCTCGGGCGCTTATCTCGGCCGCTATGTGATCGTCGTCGACGAAGACATTGACATCACCAATAGCGAAGAAGTGATCTGGGCGATCAGCTCGCGCTCCGATCCGGTGGATTCCATCCAAATTCTCCGCCGCTGTTGGAGCGGCCCGCTCGATCCGCGCATTCCCGTCGATGAAAAAGGCTTCAACTCGCGCGCCATCATCGACGCGACGCGGCCGTATGAGTGGAGCGAAAAATTTCCCAAATCGAGCGGCCACAGCCGGGAGCTGAAAGACAAAGTCGCCGGCGATTGGCAAGCATTTCTCCGCGAGAAAGTTGGCAGCGCAAAATAA